One window of the Pseudarthrobacter sp. ATCC 49987 genome contains the following:
- a CDS encoding AfsR/SARP family transcriptional regulator, which yields MIPGEGIKVDNLSVPAPGISVRLFGTFEVRRNGAVLRAADLGGCKPRHILEILLLNLGTPVSKTRLVEMLWGPHASDGAVATLESYVSGLRRAIQPGNTKSGPLRTANAGYVLDPQLVELDLSEFHELIRTARQSPPAEAHMLSLQALELAAEPLLGFELVAEWAEEARARHAAAKVDAQILAAETAAFLDKPELAVSLAQTAIRSEPLNERAWTILVTGYEQAGLPVEGLAAYERCRRLFDRDLGCAPGPALQAAHMRLLRQRAEGNTELSEVLAALLYLSERLHGPKSTQPAAEESRRMQENAGRVLDSFLQQALAVAV from the coding sequence GTGATACCTGGGGAGGGGATCAAAGTGGACAATTTGAGCGTTCCCGCACCGGGAATTTCGGTTCGGCTATTCGGAACATTCGAGGTCCGGCGAAATGGGGCAGTGCTCAGGGCTGCGGACCTGGGAGGCTGCAAGCCGCGGCACATTCTGGAAATTCTCCTGTTGAACCTCGGGACACCTGTTTCGAAGACGCGTCTCGTGGAGATGCTATGGGGACCGCATGCCAGCGACGGCGCCGTCGCGACTCTCGAGAGCTATGTCAGCGGCCTGCGCCGGGCGATCCAGCCCGGCAACACCAAATCGGGTCCGCTTCGCACCGCGAACGCCGGCTACGTCCTTGATCCACAGCTGGTGGAACTCGACCTGTCAGAGTTTCACGAGCTGATCCGCACGGCCCGGCAGTCCCCGCCTGCGGAGGCTCACATGCTCTCGCTGCAGGCCTTGGAGCTGGCCGCAGAGCCGCTGCTGGGTTTTGAGCTGGTGGCCGAGTGGGCGGAGGAGGCCCGGGCCCGCCACGCAGCCGCGAAAGTCGACGCCCAGATTCTCGCCGCAGAAACCGCAGCATTTCTGGACAAACCCGAACTCGCTGTTTCGCTGGCACAGACCGCGATCCGTTCGGAGCCGCTCAACGAACGTGCATGGACCATCCTGGTCACGGGATACGAGCAGGCGGGTCTCCCCGTGGAGGGACTGGCCGCATATGAGCGCTGCCGCCGGCTGTTCGACCGCGATCTGGGGTGCGCCCCGGGGCCGGCCCTGCAGGCTGCCCACATGAGGCTGTTGCGGCAGCGCGCCGAGGGAAACACCGAACTCTCGGAAGTCCTGGCAGCCCTGCTCTATCTGAGCGAACGGCTGCACGGCCCCAAAAGCACGCAGCCCGCCGCAGAGGAATCCCGGCGCATGCAGGAGAACGCCGGCCGGGTGCTCGACTCCTTCCTGCAGCA